From Musa acuminata AAA Group cultivar baxijiao chromosome BXJ3-8, Cavendish_Baxijiao_AAA, whole genome shotgun sequence, one genomic window encodes:
- the LOC103996463 gene encoding E3 ubiquitin-protein ligase PUB23-like: MDRIDVALGVLRSLRVPPDDLKPIVDGDRRIIDSMTWILLHGAGDNRDMRSTATLVLKSVIQAADSRVLEQLKPDFFRAVLSLVRDRISQQATKAALQVLLHARGWGRNRIKIVEAGGVKEIVELELTTTELNLGVLSQLCASADGRAELVGRAAGITTASKWSLRVSSLADDEGVRILSSPCSYSATTEVLQEMMSVRFCRIRSFQTLMTVFSRYDKRYSVINTQYESESVGDRTSFDFGSTKIDPIHEKLR; the protein is encoded by the coding sequence ATGGATCGGATCGACGTGGCGCTCGGTGTCCTCCGCTCCCTCCGAGTGCCTCCTGATGACTTGAAACCCATTGTCGACGGCGATCGCCGCATCATCGACTCGATGACATGGATCTTGCTGCATGGTGCGGGGGACAACCGCGACATGAGATCGACGGCAACTCTGGTCTTGAAGTCCGTGATCCAGGCAGCAGATTCGAGAGTGTTAGAGCAACTGAAGCCCGATTTCTTCCGAGCTGTGTTATCCCTCGTCCGCGATCGGATCTCTCAACAAGCAACCAAAGCCGCGCTGCAGGTCCTGCTACATGCACGCGGATGGGGAAGGAATCGAATCAAGATAGTAGAGGCCGGTGGAGTGAAGGAGATTGTGGAGCTTGAGCTGACGACGACGGAGCTCAACCTGGGGGTGCTGAGCCAACTGTGCGCGAGCGCAGACGGAAGGGCTGAGCTCGTGGGCCGTGCCGCCGGCATCACGACCGCTTCGAAGTGGTCCCTCCGGGTCTCGTCGCTGGCGGACGATGAAGGGGTCAGGATTCTGTCGTCGCCGTGCAGCTACTCCGCCACCACCGAGGTCCTGCAGGAGATGATGAGTGTGAGGTTTTGTCGGATCCGAAGCTTCCAAACATTAATGACCGTTTTCTCGCGATACGACAAAAGATACTCTGTAATCAACACGCAATATGAGTCCGAATCGGTTGGTGATCGGACCAGTTTTGATTTCGGATCCACGAAGATAGATCCGATCCACGAAAAGCTCCGTTAG
- the LOC103994540 gene encoding proline-rich receptor-like protein kinase PERK8 isoform X1 — MPWKSTASVADARRELFWKRLEDVLLKMGKIKMAAFYYSSPPPPPPVDVSPPESQPSDYYNPSQPSIPPPTSNADPPSLPPPPPPASQPPSTPVDAYTPPPEPLSPPPPPASSPPPPPPTPELYPPPPSAAPPAVTPPPPLSPPPAAIPPMSPIYYQSPPPPPPSYVPPSSPPLPPPPPALPSPPPNSAPASPLAPPPKAPSPPPPPPPPYISNSTPPVPSSMPPRSPPSLPLPAPIKPNVPSSSNSSKHTGSSHGSSNALKSAANTSETVVTVAVVAGLVMLTFVGAAVWLVKKHKKPFAPTAYRGNLVSASPASSHASESSRARSPSYPLIRHGSEGSYGFPYSPSDLGLGHTKLWFTLEELSIITNDFSTQNLLGEGGCGCVYKGRLRDGREVAVKQIKVGGAQGEREFKSEVETISRVHHRHLVSLVGYCVSENQRLLVYDYVPNRTLYYHLHGKGMPIMEWTVRVKVAVGAARGIAYLHEDCHPRIIHRDIKSSNILLDYSFEAQVSDFGLARMAVDANAHVTTCVMGTFGYLAPEYATSGKLTSNSDVYSFGVVLLELITGRKPVDTSQPVGDESLVEWARPLLIQALENRDFGDLPDPRLDGNYNKDEMFRMIEIAAACTRHSSTMRPRMGQVVRALESLADLDINNGVRPGQSEVFDSSQQSEEIRMFQKMGFASQEHDSDYSRTN, encoded by the exons ATGCCGTGGAAGTCGACAGCAAGCGTTGCTGATGCTCGTCGTGAACTTTTCTGGAAGAGATTAGAGGATGTCTTGTTGAAGATGGGGAAGATAAAGATGGCAGCTTTTTATTACTcatcgccgccgccaccaccgccaGTTGACGTATCACCGCCAGAGTCTCAGCCTAGTGACTATTACAATCCATCACAACCTTCGATCCCACCTCCTACTTCCAATGCCGATCCCCCTTCGCTGCCTCCACCGCCGCCACCTGCTTCTCAACCACCGAGTACTCCAGTTGATGCCTATACTCCACCACCTGAACCATTgtcgcctccgccaccgccggcctcctctcctccgcctccgccaccAACTCCGGAGTTGTATCCGCCTCCCCCTTCTGCTGCCCCTCCTGCAGTTACGCCTCCGCCGCCATTGTCACCTCCACCAGCCGCTATCCCTCCTATGTCACCGATCTATTACCaatcaccgccaccaccaccgccatcaTATGTCCCGCCTTCTAGTCCGCCattgccaccaccaccgccagccTTACCATCTCCTCCCCCTAATTCTGCACCTGCAAGCCCATTGGCACCACCACCTAAAGCTCCCTccccgccacctcctcctcctcctccatataTCAGCAATTCGACCCCTCCTGTGCCTTCTTCAATGCCCCCTAGAAGCCCACCGTCACTACCTTTACCTGCTCCAATTAAGCCCAATGTCCCGAGCTCATCCAATTCTTCAAAGCATACAGGTTCTTCTCATGGAAGCAGCAATGCCCTGAAGAGTGCCGCGAACACTTCTGAAACTGTTGTAACAGTTGCAGTGGTAGCAGGTCTTGTGATGCTTACTTTTGTTGGAGCAGCTGTGTGGCTTGTGAAGAAGCATAAGAAGCCATTTGCACCTACTGCATATCGTGGAAATCTTGTTTCGGCTTCACCAGCATCTTCACATGCATCAG AATCATCCCGTGCAAGATCTCCATCATATCCTCTCATAAGACATGGTTCCGAAGGAAGCTATGGTTTCCCTTACTCACCATCGGACCTAGGGTTAGGACACACAAAATTGTGGTTTACATTGGAAGAGCTATCAATCATAACAAATGACTTCTCAACTCAGAATCTTTTAGGTGAAGGTGGATGTGGTTGTGTATACAAAGGACGGTTACGGGATGGAAGAGAAGTGGCTGTGAAGCAGATCAAAGTTGGTGGTGCACAGGGGGAGCGTGAATTCAAATCAGAAGTCGAAACTATCAGTCGTGTACACCATCGCCACCTGGTTTCACTTGTCGGGTACTGCGTTTCGGAGAATCAGAGATTGCTCGTCTATGATTATGTGCCCAATAGAACTCTTTATTATCATCTTCATG GGAAAGGAATGCCGATAATGGAATGGACTGTAAGGGTTAAGGTTGCTGTTGGGGCAGCTCggggaatagcatatcttcatgaaGATT GCCATCCACGGATAATCCACAGAGATATAAAGTCCTCAAATATTCTATTAGATTACAGTTTTGAAGCTCAG GTTTCTGATTTTGGGCTTGCAAGGATGGCTGTGGATGCTAACGCACACGTGACCACATGTGTAATGGGCACATTCGG ATATCTGGCTCCAGAGTATGCAACTAGTGGAAAGTTGACGTCTAATTCAGATGTGTATTCTTTTGGTGTGGTTCTTTTAGAACTTATTACAGGGCGGAAGCCTGTTGATACATCACAACCTGTGGGTGATGAGAGTCTTGTTGAGTGG GCTCGACCATTGCTAATTCAAGCACTTGAAAATAGAGATTTTGGAGATCTGCCAGATCCTAGGCTCGATGGTAACTATAACAAAGATGAGATGTTTCGTATGATTGAAATAGCAGCTGCGTGCACTCGTCATTCATCAACCATGAGGCCTCGAATGGGACAG GTGGTGAGAGCTCTCGAAAGCTTAGCCGATTTAGACATAAACAATGGTGTCCGACCAGGCCAGAGTGAAGTCTTTGATTCGTCGCAGCAGTCTGAAGAAATCCGAATGTTTCAGAAGATGGGATTTGCCAGCCAAGAACATGACAGTGATTACAGTCGAACTAACTGA
- the LOC103995922 gene encoding uncharacterized protein LOC103995922 — MGGGGGKREKAEGCDVDEQETRDKKKKGTTLPSMIKNKEKRSAVHAKLKREKKIEKRKQAKAREAAIKRALDLGEEPPEKKVPRTIENTREVDETVCRPDDEELFAGNDADEFSQVLKQEVTPKILITTNRFNSTRGPAFIQELLSVIPNAHYHKRGTYELKKIVEYAKNKDFTSVVVVHSNRREPDALLIINLPDGPTAHFKLSKLVLRKDIKNHGNPTDHKPELVLNNFTTRLGHRVGRMIQSLFPQDPNFRGRRVVTFHNQRDFIFFRHHRYIFESKEKKDDSKDKAAKSKNITQEKVIVRLQECGPRFTLKLRNLQHGTFDSKGGEYEWVHKPEMDTSRRRFFL; from the exons ATGGGCGGCGGCGGGGGGAAGAGGGAGAAGGCGGAAGGGTGTGACGTGGACGAGCAGGAAACACGggataagaagaagaaggggacgaCTCTTCCCTCGATGATCAAgaacaaggagaagaggagtgccgTCCATGCCAAGCTCAAGCGCGAGAAGAAGATCGAGAAGCGGAAGCAGGCCAAGGCACGAGAGGCCGCCATCAAGCGAGCCCTCGACCTCGGCGAGGAG CCTCCAGAGAAGAAGGTGCCGCGGACGATCGAGAACACCAGGGAGGTCGATGAGACGGTCTGTCGACCTGATGATGAAGAG TTATTTGCAGGGAATGATGCCGATGAATTTAGCCAAGTCCTGAAACAAGAAGTGACGCCAAAGATACTAATCACCACAAATCGTTTCAATTCCACA AGAGGTCCTGCCTTCATTCAAGAGTTATTGTCTGTGATTCCAAATGCTCATTACCATAAGAGAGGAACCTATGAACTGAAGAAG ATTGTTGAATATGCAAAGAACAAAGACTTCACTTCAGTTGTCGTGGTCCATTCAAATCGAAGGGAACCAG ATGCTCTGTTGATCATAAACTTGCCTGATGGACCTACGGCACATTTCAAACTATCTAAATTAGTCTTGCGGAAGGATATTAAG AATCATGGAAATCCTACAGACCATAAGCCGGAGTTAGTACTGAACAACTTCACCACACGTCTTGGTCATCGTGTTGGAAG GATGATACAATCACTATTCCCTCAAGACCCCAACTTTCGTGGTCGTCGAGTTGTAACATTCCATAACCAGCGAGACTTCATTTTTTTTAGACATCACAG GTATATATTTGAATCCAAAGAGAAAAAAGATGACTCCAAGGACAAGGCTGCCAAGAGCAAGAATATAACTCAAGAGAAAGTGATTGTACGGCTTCAG GAGTGTGGCCCTCGCTTTACACTTAAATTGAGGAACCTGCAACATGGAACATTTGATTCAAAGGGTGGAGAGTATGAGTGGGTCCACAAG CCGGAGATGGACACGAGCCGCAGGAGGTTTTTCTTGTAA
- the LOC103994540 gene encoding proline-rich receptor-like protein kinase PERK9 isoform X2, translated as MPWKSTASVADARRELFWKRLEDVLLKMGKIKMAAFYYSSPPPPPPVDVSPPESQPSDYYNPSQPSIPPPTSNADPPSLPPPPPPASQPPSTPVDAYTPPPEPLSPPPPPASSPPPPPPTPELYPPPPSAAPPAVTPPPPLSPPPAAIPPMSPIYYQSPPPPPPSYVPPSSPPLPPPPPALPSPPPNSAPASPLAPPPKAPSPPPPPPPPYISNSTPPVPSSMPPRSPPSLPLPAPIKPNVPSSSNSSKHTGSSHGSSNALKSAANTSETVVTVAVVAGLVMLTFVGAAVWLVKKHKKPFAPTAYRGNLVSASPASSHASESSRARSPSYPLIRHGSEGSYGFPYSPSDLGLGHTKLWFTLEELSIITNDFSTQNLLGEGGCGCVYKGRLRDGREVAVKQIKVGGAQGEREFKSEVETISRVHHRHLVSLVGYCVSENQRLLVYDYVPNRTLYYHLHGKGMPIMEWTVRVKVAVGAARGIAYLHEDCHPRIIHRDIKSSNILLDYSFEAQVSDFGLARMAVDANAHVTTCVMGTFGYLAPEYATSGKLTSNSDVYSFGVVLLELITGRKPVDTSQPVGDESLVEWVVRALESLADLDINNGVRPGQSEVFDSSQQSEEIRMFQKMGFASQEHDSDYSRTN; from the exons ATGCCGTGGAAGTCGACAGCAAGCGTTGCTGATGCTCGTCGTGAACTTTTCTGGAAGAGATTAGAGGATGTCTTGTTGAAGATGGGGAAGATAAAGATGGCAGCTTTTTATTACTcatcgccgccgccaccaccgccaGTTGACGTATCACCGCCAGAGTCTCAGCCTAGTGACTATTACAATCCATCACAACCTTCGATCCCACCTCCTACTTCCAATGCCGATCCCCCTTCGCTGCCTCCACCGCCGCCACCTGCTTCTCAACCACCGAGTACTCCAGTTGATGCCTATACTCCACCACCTGAACCATTgtcgcctccgccaccgccggcctcctctcctccgcctccgccaccAACTCCGGAGTTGTATCCGCCTCCCCCTTCTGCTGCCCCTCCTGCAGTTACGCCTCCGCCGCCATTGTCACCTCCACCAGCCGCTATCCCTCCTATGTCACCGATCTATTACCaatcaccgccaccaccaccgccatcaTATGTCCCGCCTTCTAGTCCGCCattgccaccaccaccgccagccTTACCATCTCCTCCCCCTAATTCTGCACCTGCAAGCCCATTGGCACCACCACCTAAAGCTCCCTccccgccacctcctcctcctcctccatataTCAGCAATTCGACCCCTCCTGTGCCTTCTTCAATGCCCCCTAGAAGCCCACCGTCACTACCTTTACCTGCTCCAATTAAGCCCAATGTCCCGAGCTCATCCAATTCTTCAAAGCATACAGGTTCTTCTCATGGAAGCAGCAATGCCCTGAAGAGTGCCGCGAACACTTCTGAAACTGTTGTAACAGTTGCAGTGGTAGCAGGTCTTGTGATGCTTACTTTTGTTGGAGCAGCTGTGTGGCTTGTGAAGAAGCATAAGAAGCCATTTGCACCTACTGCATATCGTGGAAATCTTGTTTCGGCTTCACCAGCATCTTCACATGCATCAG AATCATCCCGTGCAAGATCTCCATCATATCCTCTCATAAGACATGGTTCCGAAGGAAGCTATGGTTTCCCTTACTCACCATCGGACCTAGGGTTAGGACACACAAAATTGTGGTTTACATTGGAAGAGCTATCAATCATAACAAATGACTTCTCAACTCAGAATCTTTTAGGTGAAGGTGGATGTGGTTGTGTATACAAAGGACGGTTACGGGATGGAAGAGAAGTGGCTGTGAAGCAGATCAAAGTTGGTGGTGCACAGGGGGAGCGTGAATTCAAATCAGAAGTCGAAACTATCAGTCGTGTACACCATCGCCACCTGGTTTCACTTGTCGGGTACTGCGTTTCGGAGAATCAGAGATTGCTCGTCTATGATTATGTGCCCAATAGAACTCTTTATTATCATCTTCATG GGAAAGGAATGCCGATAATGGAATGGACTGTAAGGGTTAAGGTTGCTGTTGGGGCAGCTCggggaatagcatatcttcatgaaGATT GCCATCCACGGATAATCCACAGAGATATAAAGTCCTCAAATATTCTATTAGATTACAGTTTTGAAGCTCAG GTTTCTGATTTTGGGCTTGCAAGGATGGCTGTGGATGCTAACGCACACGTGACCACATGTGTAATGGGCACATTCGG ATATCTGGCTCCAGAGTATGCAACTAGTGGAAAGTTGACGTCTAATTCAGATGTGTATTCTTTTGGTGTGGTTCTTTTAGAACTTATTACAGGGCGGAAGCCTGTTGATACATCACAACCTGTGGGTGATGAGAGTCTTGTTGAGTGG GTGGTGAGAGCTCTCGAAAGCTTAGCCGATTTAGACATAAACAATGGTGTCCGACCAGGCCAGAGTGAAGTCTTTGATTCGTCGCAGCAGTCTGAAGAAATCCGAATGTTTCAGAAGATGGGATTTGCCAGCCAAGAACATGACAGTGATTACAGTCGAACTAACTGA
- the LOC103996464 gene encoding uncharacterized protein LOC103996464, with protein sequence MGGGGGKREKAEGSDVDEHETREKKKTKKGTTLPSMIKNKEKRSAVHAKLKREKKIEKRKQAKEREAAVKRALDLGEEPPEKKVPRTIENTREVDETVCRPDDEELFAGNDADEFSQVLKQEVTPKILITTNRFNSTRGPAFIQELLSVIPNAHYHKRGTYELKKVVEYAKNKDFTSVVVVHSNRREPDALLIINLPDGPTAHFKLSKLVLRKDIKNHGNPTDHKPELVLNNFTTRLGHRVGRMIQSLFPQDPNFRGRRVVTFHNQRDFIFFRHHRYIFESKEKKDDSKDKAAKSKNITQEKVIVRLQECGPRFTLKLRNLQHGTFDSKGGEYEWVHKPEMDTSRRRFFL encoded by the exons ATGGGCGGCGGCGGGGGGAAGAGGGAGAAGGCGGAAGGGAGTGACGTAGACGAGCATGAAACACGggaaaagaagaagacgaagaaggggACGACGCTTCCCTCGATGATCAAGaataaggagaagaggagtgccgTCCATGCCAAGCTCAAGCGTGAGAAGAAGATCGAGAAGCGGAAGCAGGCCAAGGAACGAGAGGCTGCCGTCAAGCGAGCCCTTGACCTCGGCGAGGAG CCTCCGGAGAAGAAGGTGCCGCGGACGATCGAGAACACCAGGGAGGTCGATGAGACGGTCTGTCGACCTGATGATGAAGAG TTATTTGCAGGGAATGATGCCGATGAATTTAGCCAAGTCCTGAAACAAGAAGTGACGCCAAAGATACTAATCACCACAAATCGTTTCAATTCCACA AGAGGTCCTGCCTTCATTCAAGAGTTATTGTCTGTGATTCCAAATGCTCATTACCATAAGAGAGGAACCTATGAACTGAAGAAG GTTGTTGAATATGCAAAGAACAAAGACTTCACTTCAGTTGTAGTGGTCCATTCAAATCGAAGGGAACCAG ATGCTCTGTTGATCATAAACTTGCCTGATGGACCTACGGCACATTTCAAACTATCTAAATTAGTCTTGCGGAAGGATATTAAG AATCATGGAAATCCTACAGACCATAAGCCGGAGTTAGTACTGAACAACTTCACCACACGTCTTGGTCATCGTGTTGGAAG GATGATACAATCACTATTCCCTCAAGACCCCAACTTTCGTGGTCGTCGAGTTGTAACATTCCATAACCAGCGAGACTTCATTTTTTTTAGACATCACAG GTATATATTTGAATCCAAAGAGAAAAAAGATGACTCCAAGGACAAGGCTGCGAAGAGCAAGAATATAACTCAAGAGAAAGTAATTGTACGGCTTCAG GAGTGTGGCCCTCGCTTTACACTTAAATTGAGGAACCTGCAACATGGAACATTTGATTCAAAGGGTGGAGAGTATGAGTGGGTTCACAAG CCGGAGATGGACACGAGCCGCAGGAGGTTTTTCTTGTAA